The DNA sequence ATTCGGGTCAGGCCCAGGACTTCCCGACGGCGAGCGATCCGTGCGAACTGGCGGCGGCGGTCACCAACGCCAACCTCAACGCCAGCTGCCTTGCCACCGGCGTTCCGACCAGCGCTCTGGGCACCGCGATCAACGGCGGCAGTTCGCAGATCGAATCCATCACGGGCGGCAATCCGAACCTGCGGGAGGAGACGTCGGACACCTGGACCGCCGGCGTGGTCCTCCAGCCAAGCTTCCTGCCGCGCTTCACCGCGACGATCGACTATTACAACATCAAGATCGACAATTATATCTCGACGCCGGGCACCGCGAACATCATCGCGGCCTGCTACGGTACGGCAGCCAACGGCTGGACGCCCTATGACAGCAGCTATTGTTCGGCCCTGCCGCGCAATGCGAACAGCTATGCGATCGAGGGCGCGGAAAATCTCCTGTCGAACACCGGTGGTCTCAAGACCAGGGGCGTCGATTTCGAGATGAACTACAGCGTGCCACTGAACTTCGGTGTCTTCGGTGCCAAGACCGGAAAGCTCAGCTTCCGCGTCGCGGGCACCCGCCTGATCCGCTACGACCTGAACCCGGTGGCGGCGATCCCTGATCTCAACCAGAGCTGCGCGGGCAAGTTCGGCGTCTATTGCGGCAATCCCTATTCCAAGCTGCGGCTCAACAACCGCATCACCTGGAACAGCGGGCCGATTATGCTTGGTCTGACGCATCGCTATCTGTCGAGCGTCAGGGACGACGACGACACCACCACCTACAGCGTGGAGAAGATCAAGGCCTATAACCTGTTCGACCTCGCCCTGCAGGTGCAGCCGACCGAGCATTTCGGCTGGTCGATCGGCATGAACAATGTCTTCAACAAGAAGCCGCCGATCATGGGCGACAATCAGGAACAGTCCAACACCTATCCGTCGACCTATGACGTCTATGGCCGCGCCTTCTTCGTGAACGCATCGGTCAAGTTCTGACACATATCCGCCGGGTGCTGATGCGCCCGGCGGAAGCCGGTCATGGCGGCACGGGTCTGCTCAGGCGATGAAACGTGCCGTCAACGCATGGGAACCGGGATAGATTTGCCGGACATAGGTGATCCGTTCCGCCGTGCGCCAGGTCCATCGCTCGATCGACAGGCAGGGCGCGCCCGCCTCTAGGTCGAGATTGCCGGCGATGACCGGCGTTGCGGCGATCGCCGTGATGCGGTGGCGGGCGTCGGTCCATGGCACATGACCCAGTAGCCATCGGCCGGGACTTTCGCGGGTGAAGTCGATGGTGCGCGCGGCGGGCACCATCGCAAGATTGATGAGCCGCTCCTCCAGCGCGAAGGGCGCGCCATCGGCGCGATGCAGGCAGGTCAGCGCCAGCACCCGACCGCCCGCCATCGCCAGCAGTGCGCGATCGGCCGCTTCCGCCTCCCGGTCGGCCTGATCGAGCATGACCAGCCCGTGGCTGCGCCCTTGCCCTTCGATCTCTGCGGCGATGTCGGGAATGTCGATCGCGGCGCGGTGAACGGTCGGGGCGGCGACGAAACTTCCGGCGCGCTTGCGCCGTTCGATCAGCCCCCGCTCGACCAGAGCCGAAATCGCCTTGTTCACGGTCATGCGCGAACAGTCATAGTCGGCCATCAGCGCATGTTCGGGCGGAATGCGATGCCCCGCCTCCCACGCGCCTGACATGATCCGACTTTCGATGTCCTGCCGGATGCGGTCATGGAGCGAGGCGGGCTTCATGCGAGAATGTCGGCCAGCGCGCGGCGATATCGGGCGACGATCGCGTCGCGACGGACATGGCGGCCCTTTTCCACTAGGCGCCTGCCGCGCCGCCACACCCCGTCGATCGCCGACCGCCCCGCCGCAAAGACCAGCCCGTCGAGCAGAGCGTCGCCCTTGCGTCCGGTCAAGGAGGGATGGTCCCCATCCAGCGTCAGGAAATCGGCCGTCGCGCCGATCTGCAGGTCGGCCGATGCCCCCAGTGCCTGCGCGCCGCCGCGCAATGCCCCGCGATAAAGCGCAGCGCCGGTCGATCCTGATGGCGACGCGAAGATGTTGCGCCGACGCATGGCGAGGCGCTGTCCATATTCCAGCAGGCGCAATTCCTCCATCGCGTCCACCAGAATGTTGGAATCCGTGCCGATCCCATAGCCGCCGCCCGCGGCCAGGAACGGCGCGGCAGGGAACAGGCCGTCGCCCAGATTGGCTTCGGTGATCGGACAAAGGCCGGCCGCCGCGCCGCTGGCCGCCATCGCCTGCACTTCGGTCTGTTTCATGTGCGTCGCATGGACGAAGCACCAGCGGCTGTCGACCGGCATGTTGGCGAGCAGCCATTCCACCGGACGCGCGCCGCTCCACGCGACACAGTCCTCCACCTCCTTCACCTGCTCGGCGACGTGCATATGGATCGGGCCGGCGGCCAGCGGGACGAGACGGGCCAGCTGCTCGGGGGTCACGGCGCGCAGGCTGTGCGGCGCAATGCCCAGCACCGCATCGGGGAGGGGAGAGAGAAGGGCGCGCAGCCTGTCGAGCAACGCGGCAAAGCCGTCGATGCCATGGAGGAAGCGCCGCTGGCCCTCCTCTGGCGGGACACCGCCGAAACCGGCATGGGCGTAGAAGACCGGCAGATGGGTGAGGGCGATGCCACTGTCCTGCGCGGCGGCGGCTATTGCCATGCTCATCGCGGCCGGATCGGCGAACGGCCGGCCATCCCTGTCGTGATGAAGATAGTGAAACTCGCCAACGCGGGTGAAGCCGCTTTCCAGCATCTCGACATAGGCCAGTGCCGCGATCGCTTCCAGCAGATCGGGCGTCAGGCGATCTACGAAGCGATACATCGTCTCGCGCCATGTCCAGAAACTGTCCTCGCTGGCGCAGCGCCGTTCCGCGAGGCCCGCCATGCCGCGCTGGAAGGCGTGGCTATGAAGGTTGGGCAGGCCGGGCAGGGCAGCGCCAAGCCGCGCGTCGGTCGCCTGCGGCCGGACAGCGCGTTCGATCGCGACCACCACGCCGTCCGCAACGGCAAGCCGGACATTCTCCGCCCAGCCATCGGGCAGCAATGCCGCGGCGAAGTGAAAGAAACTGTCTGCACCCCTGTCCATCGAACGGCCTCCGTAATTATGTCTATACATTAAAATCGTTCGGTGCAATGCTTCAGCGGCAGGGAGATTCGGGATGCGGTGCGATCGGCTTTGGAAGGATGCGCGGCTGGCGACGATGGCCGGCAGCGACCTCGGTATCGTCGAAGGAGGTATCATCGCCGCCGTCGGCGGCCGCATCCTTCATGCCGGGCCTGCCGCCGATGCCCCGCGTTTCGACGCGGCGGAAGTGATCGGCTGCGACGGCCGCTGGATCACGCCCGGCCTGATCGACTGTCACACCCATCTGGTCTATGCCGGTGATCGCGCCCATGAGTTTGAATTGCGTCTGGCTGGCGCCTCCTATGAGGAGATTGCGCGCGCGGGCGGTGGCATCCTTTCGACCATGAAGGCTACCCGCGCCGCCAGCGAGGCGGATCTGGTCGAGGGCGCACTTCCCCGCCTCGATGCGCTGATCGCAGAGGGCGTGACCACGGTGGAGGTCAAGTCCGGCTACGGGCTGACGCGCGACGATGAGATCAAGATGCTGCGCGCCGCGCGCGCCTTGGGGGACGCGCGCGCCATCCGGGTCCGGACCAGCTTCCTTGGGGCCCATGCGTTGCCGCCCGAATATGCCGGCGATGCCGATGCCTATATCGCGGCGCTGTGCGACGACATGCTGCCCGCCGCTGCCAAGGCGGGCTGGGTGGACGCGGTCGATGCCTTTTGCGAAGGGATCGGCTTTTCGGCCAGCCAGACCGCCCGCCTGTTCGATGCGGCGCGGCGCCTTGGCTTGCCGGTCAAGCTTCATGCCGAACAATTGTCCAACCTGCACGGCGCCCAACTCGCGGCCGATGCGGGGGCGCTTTCGGCGGATCATCTGGAGCATCTGGACGAGGACGGGATCGCCGCGATGGCGCGGGCCGGCACGGTCGCCACCCTGCTGCCGGGCGCCTTTTACTTCACC is a window from the Sphingobium sp. V4 genome containing:
- the hutC gene encoding histidine utilization repressor, encoding MKPASLHDRIRQDIESRIMSGAWEAGHRIPPEHALMADYDCSRMTVNKAISALVERGLIERRKRAGSFVAAPTVHRAAIDIPDIAAEIEGQGRSHGLVMLDQADREAEAADRALLAMAGGRVLALTCLHRADGAPFALEERLINLAMVPAARTIDFTRESPGRWLLGHVPWTDARHRITAIAATPVIAGNLDLEAGAPCLSIERWTWRTAERITYVRQIYPGSHALTARFIA
- a CDS encoding formimidoylglutamate deiminase yields the protein MDRGADSFFHFAAALLPDGWAENVRLAVADGVVVAIERAVRPQATDARLGAALPGLPNLHSHAFQRGMAGLAERRCASEDSFWTWRETMYRFVDRLTPDLLEAIAALAYVEMLESGFTRVGEFHYLHHDRDGRPFADPAAMSMAIAAAAQDSGIALTHLPVFYAHAGFGGVPPEEGQRRFLHGIDGFAALLDRLRALLSPLPDAVLGIAPHSLRAVTPEQLARLVPLAAGPIHMHVAEQVKEVEDCVAWSGARPVEWLLANMPVDSRWCFVHATHMKQTEVQAMAASGAAAGLCPITEANLGDGLFPAAPFLAAGGGYGIGTDSNILVDAMEELRLLEYGQRLAMRRRNIFASPSGSTGAALYRGALRGGAQALGASADLQIGATADFLTLDGDHPSLTGRKGDALLDGLVFAAGRSAIDGVWRRGRRLVEKGRHVRRDAIVARYRRALADILA
- the hutI gene encoding imidazolonepropionase; the protein is MRCDRLWKDARLATMAGSDLGIVEGGIIAAVGGRILHAGPAADAPRFDAAEVIGCDGRWITPGLIDCHTHLVYAGDRAHEFELRLAGASYEEIARAGGGILSTMKATRAASEADLVEGALPRLDALIAEGVTTVEVKSGYGLTRDDEIKMLRAARALGDARAIRVRTSFLGAHALPPEYAGDADAYIAALCDDMLPAAAKAGWVDAVDAFCEGIGFSASQTARLFDAARRLGLPVKLHAEQLSNLHGAQLAADAGALSADHLEHLDEDGIAAMARAGTVATLLPGAFYFTRETQRPPVEELRAAGVPIALATDCNPGTSPLTSLLLAMNMGATLFRLTVAECLAGVTRNAASALGLGQEAGTIEAGKSCDLAIWEVERPAELVYRMGYNPLHARIWKGL